The following coding sequences are from one Pseudoalteromonas carrageenovora IAM 12662 window:
- a CDS encoding bifunctional tRNA (adenosine(37)-C2)-methyltransferase TrmG/ribosomal RNA large subunit methyltransferase RlmN encodes MTEQKKINLLDLNRDAMRELFVSFGEKPFRGDQVMKWIYHFGVDNFDEMSNVNKKLKEKLKNECEIVAPEISVRQQASDGTIKYALVLEGGQEVEAVWIPEKERATLCVSSQVGCALECTFCSTAQQGFNRNLKVSEIIGQVWRVAKDIGLDGNSEKRPVTNVVMMGMGEPLLNVKNVVPAMELMMDDWGFGLSKRRVTLSTSGAVPALDLLKEKIDVALAISLHAPDNALRDILVPINKKYPIEEFLAACRRYIDGSKANKDVTIEYVMLNGVNDSTDQAHELVKTLKGTPCKVNLIPFNPFPGNEYTRSSNSRIDRFSKVLQAAGITCIVRRTRGDDIDAACGQLAGDVVDRTKRMAKKKMRDDNAISVNIQQA; translated from the coding sequence ATGACCGAGCAAAAAAAGATTAACTTATTAGATTTAAACCGAGATGCAATGCGCGAGCTATTTGTATCGTTCGGTGAAAAGCCATTTCGTGGCGACCAGGTGATGAAATGGATTTATCATTTTGGCGTAGATAACTTCGACGAAATGAGCAACGTAAATAAAAAGCTTAAAGAAAAGCTTAAAAACGAATGCGAAATTGTTGCACCAGAAATATCTGTACGCCAACAAGCGAGCGACGGCACAATCAAATACGCATTAGTACTTGAAGGCGGCCAAGAAGTAGAAGCTGTGTGGATACCAGAAAAAGAACGTGCAACGTTATGTGTATCTTCACAAGTTGGCTGTGCTTTAGAGTGTACGTTTTGTTCTACCGCGCAACAAGGCTTTAACCGCAACTTAAAAGTATCAGAAATAATTGGCCAAGTATGGCGCGTAGCTAAAGATATTGGCCTTGATGGTAACAGCGAAAAACGCCCTGTTACTAACGTAGTAATGATGGGTATGGGCGAGCCATTACTTAATGTTAAAAACGTAGTACCAGCAATGGAATTAATGATGGACGATTGGGGCTTTGGCTTATCTAAGCGCCGCGTAACATTAAGTACGTCGGGTGCAGTACCTGCACTTGATTTATTAAAAGAGAAGATTGACGTAGCGCTTGCTATTTCACTTCACGCACCAGATAACGCACTGCGTGATATTTTAGTGCCTATTAATAAAAAGTACCCTATTGAAGAGTTTTTAGCAGCATGTCGTCGTTACATTGATGGCTCTAAAGCAAATAAAGACGTAACAATTGAATACGTAATGCTTAACGGCGTTAACGACAGCACTGATCAAGCTCACGAATTAGTTAAAACGTTAAAAGGTACGCCTTGTAAAGTAAACCTTATTCCATTTAACCCGTTCCCTGGTAACGAATACACGCGCTCTAGCAATAGCCGAATTGACCGTTTTTCTAAGGTTTTACAGGCTGCTGGTATTACCTGTATTGTGCGCCGTACTCGAGGCGATGATATTGACGCAGCGTGTGGGCAATTAGCAGGTGATGTAGTTGACCGTACTAAACGTATGGCGAAAAAGAAAATGCGTGATGATAACGCTATTAGCGTTAATATTCAGCAAGCATAA
- the ndk gene encoding nucleoside-diphosphate kinase, whose protein sequence is MALERTFSIVKPDAVAKNHIGAIYNRFETAGLKIVAAKMVHLSQEKAEGFYAEHSERPFFGALVSFMTSGPVMVTVLEGENAVLKNREIMGATNPAEALAGTLRADYADSIDENAVHGSDAVESAAREIAYFFSDEELCSRTR, encoded by the coding sequence ATGGCTTTAGAGCGTACTTTCTCAATCGTAAAACCAGACGCAGTAGCTAAAAACCACATTGGCGCTATCTACAACCGTTTCGAAACTGCTGGCCTTAAAATCGTTGCAGCTAAAATGGTTCACCTTTCACAAGAGAAAGCTGAAGGTTTCTACGCAGAGCACAGCGAGCGTCCTTTCTTTGGCGCTTTAGTATCTTTCATGACATCTGGCCCAGTAATGGTTACAGTTCTTGAAGGCGAAAACGCTGTTCTTAAAAACCGTGAAATCATGGGTGCTACTAACCCTGCTGAAGCACTAGCTGGTACTTTACGTGCAGACTACGCTGATAGCATCGACGAAAACGCTGTTCACGGTTCTGACGCTGTTGAATCTGCTGCTCGCGAAATCGCGTACTTCTTCTCTGACGAAGAGCTTTGTTCACGTACTCGTTAA